From the genome of Cytophagales bacterium WSM2-2:
GGCGCCCAACTCACACGAACTTGATCACGATTATTTCTGGCGTCATGAGTTGGCTCTTCCGGCCCGCGGGGAAATCGCCATCCACAATCGCTCGCATTACGAAAATGTATTAGTCACCAAAGTGCATCCGGAGTGGATCATGAATGAAAATATTCCCGGAATTGAATCAGTAAAAAAAATCGATAAGAAATTCTGGGACGGCCGCTACAAGCAAATTCGCAGGTTCGAAAAAAATCTGGCTGATAACGGAATGGTAATCATGAAATTCTTTCTCAATGTGTCGAAGAAGGAGCAGAAAAAGCGTTTTCTCGAGCGTATTGATGATCCTGGCAAAAACTGGAAATTTTCACTTTCCGATTTGAAGGAACGGGCTTTTTGGGATGATTACCAGAAAGCATACGAGGATGCCATGAGTGAGACATCTACAGACCACGCCCCATGGTTTGTGATCCCCGCTGATGACAAATGGTTCGCCCGCCTGGCTATTGCTACTATTATCGCAAAACAATTTGAGCAGTTGAAATTAAGATATCCCGAGGTGAGCCAGGCTCAAAAGCAAGAGCTACAGAAAGCAAAAGTTAAACTGGTGGGTGAAGATGATGTGAAACCAAAAAACAAAAAGAAGAAGTCGTGAAGAGAAAATTGAGAATGGGAATGGTGGGTGGAAGTCTCACCTCTTTTATAGGCCCGGTACACCGCATGGCCGCAGCCATTGACGGCCAGATAGAATTAGTATGTGGCGCGTTCAGTAATAATCCACTTGAATCAAAAACAACGGGAAAGTCCCTATATCTTGATCCAAAACGTGTGTATGGCTCCTATACAGAAATGTTTGAAAAGGAAAGCGCACTGCCGGCAGACCAGCGAATGGATTTTGTAAGCATTGTTACACCGAATCATGTTCACTACGAACCGGCAAAGATGGCACTGGAAGCGGGCTTTCATGTCGTTATTGAAAAACCGATTTCCTACTCTTTGGCAGAAGCAAAAGCACTGGAAAAACTCGTTAGTAAGACAGGACTTATTCTGGCACTGACACATACATACACCGGATATCCGATGGTGAAAGAGGCCAGGGCACTGGTGAGGTCAGGAAAAATCGGGAAAGTCCGTAAAGTGTTTGTGGAGTATCCCCAGGGATGGCTGTCAAGTGCTTTGGAGAAAACGGGAAATGTTCAGGCTTCATGGCGCACGGATCCGAAGCGCTCAGGTATGGGTGGCGCAATTGGCGATATCGGCACTCATGCTGCGAATCTCGCGGAATACATTACCGGCTCTGATATCACAGAAGTTTGTACAATGGTAAATGCTGTTGTTCCTGGTCGTAAGCTTGACGATGATAGTTCCATGCTGCTAAAATTCAGCAACGGTGCGTCTGGCATCCTGCTGGCCACACAGGTAGCTGCAGGGGAGGAGAATAATTTGAACATCCGCGTGTATGGTGAAAAGGGTGGATTGGAATGGAGACAGGAAGAACCTAATACAGTGATCGTGAAATGGCTCGACAAGCCAAAGGAAACACTTCGTGCGGGTTGGGGTTATCTGTCTGATGAAGCAAAGGCATTCGTCAGGGTTCCTGCAGGTCACCCGGAGGGATACCTGGAGGCTTTTGCCAATATCTACCGGGCATTTACCAAAGCGATGCATGACTATAAGCCTGGAAAGAAAATCAATCCAGCCAGGTATGATTTTCCCGGGGCGGAAGAGGGCGTTCGCGGGATGAATTTTGTTGAAACCGTAGTGAAATCGGCTAATTCGAATAAGAAGTGGGTGAAACTAAAATCGTGATCAAGCTCAAGTAATAGTGCTTGAATTTTGACCTTTGAATGCCGAACTTAGTCTCTTTCGAATAAGTGAAATTTTGAATTTATAGCTATGAACGGTTTCTTCGAACATCAGTACTTATCCTATAAAAAGAATCACATCAAAAACCTTCTTGCATTGGCAAAAGCCGATGGCCATGTTCATGCCAAGGAGCAAAAGATGCTTTTTAAAATTGGCAAACGTTATGGCCTTAAGGAACGGCAAGTGCAGGAACTGATTGACAGCAAGGAGAAATTCACCGTTGATGTTCCTGATAACTTCCACGATAAAATGAATGTACTTTTCGACCTCATGCTGATGGTATGGGCCGATGGTGTTGTTGAGAAAAAAGAGATTGCATTCTGTGAGGCTCTCGTGAAGAAGTTTGGAATGAAAAAAGGCCTCGTGAATTGGCTATTGGAGGAGGTCTTTGACAAGGGTGTATCACCTCCACCCGAAGAATGGGAAGAGATCAAAAGGGAAGCCAGGGAGATGTTTGTAACGAAGTAACAAAGCTTATTTCGGGTCCTTCTCGTAAACTAAAATCCCACATAACACGTTAACAAAATTGCTTGCCAGTTTTGGCGGTTCTTACGGAAATAGGGCGAAATTTATAGGGATATTTAAGGTTTATGGAAGGCGAAAAGAAACTTACCACTCAGGAGAAGGCGCTCCAGATCAATTTGAGTAAAGACATTTACGGATCATTTGCCGAGGTGGGGGCGGGGCAAGAAACAGCAGCTAATTTCTTTAAAGTAGGAGGTGCCAGTGGCACTATAGCCAAAACCATGTCGGCTTACGACATGAAATTCAGTGATGCCATCTATGGTCGCTGCGATCGCTATGTAAGCGAAAATCGCCTGGAAAGAATGCTCGAACATGAGTATCAACTATTACCTGAGCGATTGCCGCACCGGATTGAAGCAACCCGTTTTTTTGCATTCGCGGATACTGTTGAGATATTGAACTACGAACGTACTAACCAGGGTAACGGCTGGATGGGCTTACGTTTCCAAACGAAACCCATGGGGGCATATAACGATGCCGTTATCCATGTGAAAATGCATGATAACGATCCGCTCCAACAACAAGTCGCTCTTGGAATCCTTGGAGTAAACCTGTTGTACGGCTGTATGTTCATTGATGACGTGGAGGAATTCTTGGTTTCACTGGTAGACGGTCTCACTACCCGCAGAATTGAAATTGATATGTTCCGCCTTGATGGCCCAGACTTCAGGCATGTTGATAACCGACTAATGGCCTTGAAACTGGTAAAGACCGGTCTCACCAAAGCTGCCATGTTCGGCCCTGACGGCCATGTGCTTCAGCCTTCAGAATATTTGTACAAGAAAAATGTGCTCGTGCTCCGTGGCCGGTTTCGCCCGGTAACTCACGTGAACGTGGACATGCTGCTTACTTCACGCAGGCATTTCCTGAACGATCCGGATGTAGATCGGGGCAAGTTGGTGATGCTGACGGAACTGACGCTCAATGACCTGGCGCAGGATGGCAATGTAGATGAAAAAGATTTTCTCCATCGAGCCGATATTATCTGTTCGCTCGGACAGAATGTGTTGGTCTCTAACTATTTTGAGTATTATCGGCTGGTAGACTACCTGTCTAGCGTAACTAAAGGACGCAAGACAGGCCTCGTGATGGGGATTTATGCTTTGCAGAAAGTTTTTGATGAGAAGACTTACGAAAACATCCGTGGTGGGATTTTGGAGTGCTTCTCATCCCTCTTTGGTAGCAGCAATAAATTATACATTTACCCCGCCTTGCGCAAAGACAATACGCTGTTCACGCTAAAGGATTTTGAAGCTGAGCTTCCGGACAATGTCAAGAATCTTTTTCGCTACCTGATGGATAATGGCAAACTGGAAGACATTGATGATGCTAATATTGGCAACCTGCATATCATTTCAGATAACGTGTTGGCCATGATTAAGAAGGGCGAACCCGGCTGGGAGAAATTTGTACCGCACAAGGTCGAAGAGGCAATCAAAGAACATGGCTTGTTTGACTTTCCTATGGCGGGCAAAGTCGCGGC
Proteins encoded in this window:
- a CDS encoding PPK2 family polyphosphate--nucleotide phosphotransferase — its product is MSLNDKLIPIKKMTVTPGKKMKLKNFDTGYKGKELDKEQSEKMLEASRKHLASIQDKLYAHNRYSVLIVLQAMDAAGKDGAVKHIMSGFNPLGVKVYSFKAPNSHELDHDYFWRHELALPARGEIAIHNRSHYENVLVTKVHPEWIMNENIPGIESVKKIDKKFWDGRYKQIRRFEKNLADNGMVIMKFFLNVSKKEQKKRFLERIDDPGKNWKFSLSDLKERAFWDDYQKAYEDAMSETSTDHAPWFVIPADDKWFARLAIATIIAKQFEQLKLRYPEVSQAQKQELQKAKVKLVGEDDVKPKNKKKKS
- a CDS encoding oxidoreductase; translation: MGMVGGSLTSFIGPVHRMAAAIDGQIELVCGAFSNNPLESKTTGKSLYLDPKRVYGSYTEMFEKESALPADQRMDFVSIVTPNHVHYEPAKMALEAGFHVVIEKPISYSLAEAKALEKLVSKTGLILALTHTYTGYPMVKEARALVRSGKIGKVRKVFVEYPQGWLSSALEKTGNVQASWRTDPKRSGMGGAIGDIGTHAANLAEYITGSDITEVCTMVNAVVPGRKLDDDSSMLLKFSNGASGILLATQVAAGEENNLNIRVYGEKGGLEWRQEEPNTVIVKWLDKPKETLRAGWGYLSDEAKAFVRVPAGHPEGYLEAFANIYRAFTKAMHDYKPGKKINPARYDFPGAEEGVRGMNFVETVVKSANSNKKWVKLKS